The genomic stretch ATCTTCGATTCGAGTTCGAACAGGATGTTGTCGACTTCCACGCCGTCAGCTTCCACACCGGCTTCGGCCAGCTTGGTCGCAACCGACTTGTAGACTTCCTTGAGCTTCTGGCTGCGGGCCGACTTCTGGCGCAGTTGGTAAGCGGCTTGCAGATCGGCCAGGCCCAGTTCGGACACCTTGGCGACCAGCGCTTCGTTCTTCGGAGCCGCTTGCCAATCCCACTCGGGCTTACCGCCGTCGCGCACCAGCTCGTGGATCGCGTTGATGGCGATCTGCATCTGCTCATGGCCGTACACCACGGCGCCCAGCATGACTTCTTCCGACAGCTGCTGCGCTTCCGATTCGACCATCAGCACAGCACGCTCGGTACCGGCCACAACCAGGTCCAGATCCGAATGCGCGAGTTGGGCACGATTCGGGTTCAGCAGGTACTGGCCATCCTTGTAACCCACGCGGGCAGCGCCCACCGGGCCGTTGAACGGCAGACCCGACACGGCCAGCGCAGCCGAAGCCGCCACCAGCGCCGGGATGTCGGCCGGCACTTCCGGGTTCATCGACAGCACGTGGATCACGACCTGGACTTCGTTGTAGAAGCCTTCCGGGAACAGCGGACGCAGCGGACGATCGATCAGGCGCGAGGTCAGCGTTTCGTTTTCCGACGGACGGCCTTCACGCTTGAAGAAGCCCCCCGGAATCTTGCCGGCAGCGTAGGTCTTCTCGAGGTAGTCGACGGTCAGCGGGAAGAAGTCTTGACCCGGCTTCGGGTTCTTGGCGCCCACCACGGTGGCGAGCACGACGGTGTCGTCCATATCGAGCAGCACAGCGCCGCTCGCCTGACGGGCGATCTCACCCGTCTCCATGCGGACCTTATGGCCGCCCCATTGGAATTCTTTGACGACCTTATTGAACATGGTCATAGCATCTCCTGTTCGGTATTCGCGGCGCGCTTCATTGCGCTTCACCGCGACAAACACGTTCCGTAAGACGGTGCGGTTGCAGAGGTGTGTTTTATGCCATTCCAGCGCAGCGCTGGCATCAATGCCGCGTTGGAATGACACAAGGCCCTGCTTCCTGCCGCCCCCGGTCCTTGGCAGCCGCTCCATTTTGAACTAGCCGACTGCCATCACTCACCGGTTGCCCGGCGCGGCCACAAACGCGGCCGCCAAAAACAAAATGCCTGCATCAGCACGCTGACGCAGGCACTTTTCATCACGCGCAGTGCGTGATACCCACCATTACTTACGCAGGCCCAGCTTCGCAACCAGGGCGGTGTAACGGTCAGCGTCCTTGCTCTTGAGGTAGTCCAGCAGACGGCGACGACGGCTCACCATGCGGAGCAGACCGCGACGGCTGTGGTGATCCTTCATGTGCGCCTTGAAGTGCGGCTGCAGTTCGTTGATGCGGGCGGTCAGCAGTGCAACTTGCACTTCCGGGCTACCCGTGTCGTTGGCGCTGCGGCCGTTATCTTTGACGATGTCTTGCTTGTTGATGTCAGCGACGGACATTTTGATTCCTTTGACTTGCGGACACTGCAGCGCCGGAATGGCCGCCGTTGGTGCCGTGTTGAACAATGATCTTGCCACCCGATACCAAATCGGCCCGGACAGCAAGACCGCGATTATAGCCCAGAACGCCATCCTGACGACAATCTCGTGTCAGGCTGCTCAGGGACGCACCATTTTGCACGACGTGGCCAAAGCAATTTGCGATGCTTGAATCACTTTCAGTGTACGGAAACCGTAGCCAGAGCCTTCAATATCGAAGGGTGTCCCGGGCGCCCCTGCCCGCTCCATTTGCGTGACGATAAGCGGTTGAATGGCCTGGTGATCCTCCGCTCGCAAGGTGATCCGGTGAAACCCGTTATCAAGCGATGCGCCTTCCAGCGCACGTGCCACCCCTACCGCTTCCGCGGAACCGGCCCGCTCGATGGCGGTGGCCAGCATATCCACCATCATCTGGTCGCGCAGCAGCGGGTAGTCGTCGGCGGGCGCCGGATAACGGGCGCGGAAGGCCTTGTAGAAGGCATCGGACTTGGCCCCGCCCAAATTCGGGTGCCATTCAGCGACCGCTACGACACGGCCAACGCCCGCATCGCCCATCGCACCTGGCGCGCCCAGCGAGTTGCCATAGAACGTAAAGAAGCGGGCCTTGAGCCCGGCATCCCGAGCAGCCTTGACGAGCAGCGTCAAATCGTTACCCCAGTTGCCAGTGATGACCGTATCCGCCCCGGATGCGGCAATGCGCGCCACATACGGCGCGAAGTCTTTTACCTTGCCTATCGGGTGCAGCACCTCGCCAACGATCGCGACATCTGGCCGCTTCTCGCTCAATTGCTGGCGCGCCAATTGCGCCACCTGGCGGCCGAATGTGTAGTCCTGCCCGATCAGGTACACCCGTTTGACGGCTTTGTCCGCGCGGATCACTTCCGTGAGCGCGTGCATACGCATGTCGGCCGATGCGTCAAAGCGGAAATGCCAGAAGCTGCATGCTTCGTTGGTCAGCGCGGGATCGACGGCGGCGTAGTTCAGAAACAGCACGCGCGCGCCCGGATGACGCTCGTTGTAGCGCGAGATCGACGTCGACAACGCCGCCGCTGCCGCCGAACTGTTGCCCTGCAGCACAAAGCGGATGCCCGCATCCGTCGCGGCCTGCAACTGCAGCAACGACTCGTCGACACTGTTCTTGCTATCAAAGCGCGCAAGGGCAAGCGGATGCATGCCGTCGGGCAACTTCACACCGCCGCGCGCATTCACGCCCTCGATCGCCATGCGCAGATTGCGCTCAACTGCCTCGCCCGCGTTGGCAAACGGGCCTGAAAGACCTTCAATCAGCGCCAGCCGGATCGGCGCGGCTTCGGGCTGGGCACCCGCTGTTCCACACAACCCAACGGCCGCCAGCGCGGCCACAAACCAACGAAACACCATGGCAAATCTCCGGGAAGCGCGGATGGTAAAGCGCCGGCGCCTATCGACACAAGCCGGCACAAATCACTCGCCCGCCTACACTAAGGGCATTGGAGGAACCACTGTGAACATTCGATCGACATGGCAGTGCGCGGCGCTGCTCGCCGTAGCGCTGGCGTCAACAAGCGCGTGCACCGTATTGGCGCCCGTACAAACGGGCGAAGCACTGGTCGGCCAACCCGCTTCTGCCGTGGAGGCACGGTTTGGCACACCACCGGAACGGTATCCCCGCGCCGGTGGCGGCACGCGCTGGCTATATCCAACGCAGCCTTATGGGCAATTCACCTATGCCGCTGATTTCGACGCAAGCGGCAAGCTCGTCTCGTTCCGGCAGATTCTGACCACGATGGACTTTGCGCAGATCCGCGTCGGGACCGCGACGCAGAATGACGTGCTGCAGACATTCGGCAAGCCAGAGGAGACCGCGTATTTCCGACTGATGGATCGGCAGGTGTGGTCCTACCGCTTCAAGCATGAAGGCGTCTGGCCCTCGCTGATGCACTTCTATTTCGACCGCGATGGCGTCGTACGGCTCACGCAGGTCAGCCCCGACCCCATGTACGACCACGATCACGATTCCAGCCGCTGAGTCAGCGTCAAACGCCAGAACGGCAACATCCACGCGAGGCGGATCGCCTGGCGTGGACCTTCGGGTCGGCCATGTCGTGGATCGCACAGACATCGCTCTCAAAGACGGCCGGCATGGTGCACGCTCCTGACGTGCCCGGTGCCGCCGCACCCGCTTGGCGTTCCGGTGGATAACCGGGTGCGCGCTCAGTGGTGATCGTGTTGGGGTCTGGGCTGACTCCTGCGTGTGTTGATGAAACCCGCGATCAGATCTGCGGGTTAAGTTTTTCGCTGCTCTTGTCCTGCAGCTTGTTCAGCGCGGCAAGGTAAGCCTTGGCAGATGCCGCAACGATGTCCGGATCCGTGCCCACACCGTTGACGATGCGGCCCGACTTGGACAGCCGCACCGTCACTTCGCCCTGCGCCTGCGTGCCCGTCGTGATCGCGTTGACGGAATACAGCAGTTGCTCTGCGCCGCTGGCGACCTTGCTCTCAATCGCGTTCAGCGTAGCGTCGACCGGGCCATTGCCCTCCGCTTCGCCCGTCACTTCCTTGCCGTCCGCAACGAAGACGATGCGCGCGTGCGGACGCTCGCCAGTCTCTGAACGCTGGGCCAGCGACACGAAACGGAAGTGCTCGCCCTCGCTGTGCTGCGCCTCGTTCGAGACGATGGCGACGATGTCCTCGTCAAAGATCTCGGCCTTCTGGTCGGCCAGCTCCTTGAAGCGGGTGAAAGCTGCGTTCAACTCGGCTTCGGAATCCAGCTCGATGCCCAGCTCCTGCAGACGCTGCTTGAACGCGTTGCGGCCCGAGAGTTTGCCCAGGACGATCTTGTTAGCCGTCCAGCCCACATCTTCGGCACGCATGATTTCGTATGTGTCACGCGCCTTGAGCACGCCATCCTGGTGGATGCCCGAAGCGTGTGCGAACGCGTTGGCACCCACGACAGCCTTGTTCGGCTGCACGACGAAACCAGTGATCTGCGAGACCAGCTTGGACGCCGGCACGATCTGCGAGGTGTCGACACCGACATCCAGGTTGAAGTAGTCACGACGCGTCTTCACGGCCATCACGACCTCTTCGAGGCTGGTGTTGCCAGCGCGCTCGCCCAGACCGTTGATCGTGCATTCGATCTGCCGCGCGCCGCCCAACTGGACAGCGGTCAGCGAGTTTGCAACGGCCATGCCCAGATCGTCATGGCAGTGCACTGACCAGATCGCCTTGTCGGAATTGGGGATGCGCTCACGTACCGAACGGATCAGAGCGGCGTAGCCTTCCGGCACCGCGTAGCCCACCGTATCCGGCAGATTGATGGTGGTCGCGCCTTCGGCGATCACCCCCTCCAGCACGCGGCAGAGGAAGTCCATGTCGGAGCGGCTGCCATCTTCCGGCGAGAATTCGATGTCGTCAGTGAACTGGCGGGCAAAGCGCACCGCCAGGCGCGCCTGCTCGTACACCTGATCCGGCGACATGCGCAGCTTCTTCTCCATGTGCAGCGCCGATGTGGCGATGAACGTGTGGATGCGGAACTGCCCCGCCGGCTTGAGCGCCTCGGCAGCGCGAGAGATATCACGGTCGTTCGCACGGGCGAGCGAGCAAATGCGCGAATCCTTGACCGACTGCGCAATCGCACGGATCGCTTCAAAGTCACCGTTTGAGCTTGCCGCAAAGCCAGCCTCGATCACGTCCACCTTGAGCCGCTCAAGCTGCTTGGCGATGCGGATCTTCTCTTCCTTGGTCATCGACGCCCCGGGGGACTGCTCGCCGTCGCGCAAGGTGGTATCAAAAATGATGAGTTTGTCGCTCATGGCGGCTCCTTGGTGGGTTGACGTTTTTGGCGTCGGTCTTAGTGGTGTCTCGAAAGGTTTTTTGCGGCGCAGAATGCAAAACGCCCCGGCGTGCATGGTTGCAGGCCGGGGCGCTGTGAATCCTGGTTCGCGAAAACTTGGCGGCTTCTACTTGCCTTGTTTTGCGATTTCCTATGCGCGTGTCCCGACCTGACGACCTAGTAGGCCATCAATCGAGACTAGCGTAATCAGAATGGAAATCGGGTGCGAAAGCATGCGGTCGACTATAGACGAATTCAAAAATCGGCGCAAGCGCACATTGGTGCAGCGCATCCGTCACTCATGCGCAGCATCTTGCGCCTGTTTCGGCAAGCGCGGGCTACCTTGTTGCCCATGCAGCGCACGCCAGCCCCACAGCAGGTAGCCCGATACCGCGTAACCAACAAACAGACCAAACAGCGCGACCGGCGGATCGCTCGATATGACCACAAACAACACCAGCACCAGCACCATCACGCCGAACGGCACACGGTGACGAACGTCGAGCGCCTTGCCGCTGTAGAACGGCGCGTTCGACACCATCGACAGCCCTGCATACAGCGTCAGCCCGAAGGCCACCCACGGCATCCACAGTTCTTTGACCGGCAGCTTGTTGTCGATCGCGAGCCAGACGAAACCCGCGATGAGCGCCGCGGCTGCCGGACTCGGCATGCCCTGGAAGAAGCGTTTGTCGACGGACCCGATGTTCGTGTTGAATCGCGCCAGACGCAGTGCAGCGCCAGCGCAATAGACGAACGCCGCGAGCCAGCCCCACTTGCCCAGATCGCGCAGGATCCATTCGTACATGACCAATGCGGGCGCCACGCCAAACGACACCATGTCCGACAGCGAGTCGTATTGCTCGCCGAACGCGCTTTGCGTGTTGGTGATACGGGCGACGCGGCCGTCCATGCCATCGAGGACCATCGCAGCGAAGATGGCGATGGCGGCGGTCTCGAAGTTCAGGTTCATCGCCTGCACGATGGCGAAGAAGCCGGCGAACAGCGCAGCCGTCGTAAACGCGTTGGGCAGCAGATAGATGCCGCGGCGCCGCGGACGCACGATCTCAAGATCGTCGTCATCCGGCCTCGGCTGGTTGTGCCGCAACGGACGCAGGTGCGTCACGTTGCCGGCGGTAAAACGCTTCTTGCGTCGGTTGAACGCGGGCATGGCGGCCTCCGGATCAGTCCAGCTCAGCAAGCACCGTAAGCGTGGCGGATACCTTTTCGCCGATGGTCACGCGCGGGCGCGCCGTCAGCGGCAGGTACACGTCAACACGCGAGCCAAAACGAATGAAGCCATAGCGCTGGCCACGCGTGAGCGCTTCGCCTGCCTTCGTATAGCAAAGGATGCGCCGCGCGATCAATCCAGCCACCTGCACCGAAGTGACGAGCTGGCCATCAGCGCGGCGCAAGACGATGGCGTTGCGCTCGTTCTCGAGCGACGCCTTGTCGAGGTCGGCATTGACGAATTTGCCCGGGAAGTACTGCACCTGCTGCACCGTGCCGTCGACCGGCGCGCGGTTCGAGTGCACGTTGAACACGTTCATGAACACGCTGATCTTCAGCGCGTCGCGATCAGCGTACGGGTCACGTACCTGCTCGACTGCGACGATGCGACCGTCCGCCGGCGAAAGAATCGCATTGGCCTGCGTTGGCACGACGCGCGCCGGATCGCGGAAGAACTGCAGCACAAACAGCGTCAGCACCCAGAAAGGCCAGGCCCAGCCGAAACCGGCGGCAGCCTGCACGATGAGCGTGACGATGAAAATCCCGCCCAGGTACGGCCAACCCTCGCGGGCAATGATGGGATGCGGATACGTGTTGTTCAAATCAGACCTCGACAGCGTCTTGAAGGAAATGCGGCATTCTAGCCGACACGGGGCAGCGCCAGCACTGGAAACAACGTTTGGCGCCCTCGAATCAGCACAAAAAAAAGCCAGCCCGAAGGCTGGCTTTCTCGCACAAGGCGCGGGCGATCAGTTCTTCGACTGGTCGACCAGCTTGTTCTTGGCGATCCACGGCATCATCGCACGCAGCTTGGCACCGACCTGCTCGATCTGATGCTCTTCGGTCAGGCGGCGGCGCGAGATCAGCGTCGGCTGGCCCGCCTTGTACTCCAGCAGGAAGCTCTTGGCGTATTCGCCGGTCTGGATGTCCTTCAGGCACTGCTTCATGGCCTTCTTGGTCTCATCCGTCACGACGCGCGGGCCGGTGACGTACTCGCCGTATTCGGCGTTGTTCGAGATCGAGTAGTTCATGTTGGCGATGCCGCCTTCATAGATCAGGTCGACGATCAGCTTCAGCTCATGCAGGCACTCGAAGTACGCCATTTCCGGAGCGTAACCGGCTTCCACCAGCGTCTCGAAACCGGCCTTGATCAGTTCGACGGTACCGCCGCACAGCACGGCCTGTTCGCCGAACAGGTCGGTTTCGGTTTCTTCGCGGAAGTTCGTCTCAATGATGCCGGCGCGGCCACCGCCGTTGGCCGTGGCGTACGACAGAGCGATATCACGTGCAGCGCCCGACTTGTCCTGGTGCACTGCGATCAGGTGCGGCACGCCGCCACCTTGCGTGTACGTGCCGCGCACGGTGTGGCCCGGCGCCTTCGGGGCGATCATGATGACGTCCAGGTCCGCGCGCGGGATCACGGCACCGTAGTGCACGTTGAAGCCGTGGGCGAACGCCAGTGCGGCGCCTTGCTTGATGTTGTTGTGCACTTCGTTCTTGTACACATCGGCGATCTGCTCGTCCGGCAGCAGGATCATGACAACGTCGGCTTCCTTCACAGCCTCGGCCACTTCCTTGACCTGCAGGCCAGCGTTAACAGCCTTGTTCCACGACGCGCCATTCTTGCGCAGGCCGACCGTCACCTTCACGCCCGAGTCGTTCAGGTTCAGGGCGTGGGCGTGGCCTTGCGAGCCATAGCCAACGATGGTGACGTTCTTGCCCTTGATCAGGGAGAGGTCGGCGTCCTTGTCGTAAAACACTTTCATGGTGATGTCCTAATTTTCAAATACTTCAATATCGATGGGGTCCGGCTGCAGCTACACGTTGGTGCACGCGCCGGCTCAAACCTTCAGAATGCGCTCGCCGCGGCCGATGCCCGAGCCGCCTGTGCGAACGGTCTCGAGAATGGCAGTGCGATCGATGGCATCGAGAAACGCGTCAAGCTTGCTGCCGTTGCCGGTCAGCTCGATCGTGTAGGTCTTCTCGGTCACGTCGATGATGCGGCCGCGGAAGATGTCCGCGGTGCGTTTCATCTCCTCGCGCTCCTTGCCGACCGCACGCACCTTCACGAGCATCAGCTCGCGCTCGATGTGAGCACCTTCGGTCAGGTCGACGACCTTGACGACTTCCACCAAGCGGTTTAGGTGCTTGGTGATCTGCTCGATGATGTCGTCCGAACCGGTCGTGACGATCGTCATGCGTGACAGCGAGGCGTCTTCGGTCGGGGCGACAGTCAGCGTCTCGATGTTGTAGCCACGCGCCGAGAACAGGCCCACCACGCGCGACAGCGCGCCCGGTTCGTTTTCAAGCAGGACAGAAATAATGTGGCGCATTACAGATCCTCCGCGCCGAGCAGCATTTCAGAGATGCCCTTGCCAGCCTGGACCATCGGCCAGACGTTCTCAGTGGGGTCGGTCTGGAAGTCGAGGAACACGGTGCGATCCTTGAGTCGGAAGGCTTCGCGCAGGGCGGGCTCGACGTCAGACGTCTTCTCGATGCGCATGCCGACGTGACCATACGATTCGGCCAGCTTCACGAAGTCGGGCAGCGCCTGCATGTAGGAATGCGAGTAGCGGTTGTCGTACTCGATTTCCTGCCACTGGCGGACCATGCCGAGGTAACCGTTGTTGAGCGAGCAGATCTTCACCGGCGTGTCGTACTGCAGGCAGGTCGACAGTTCCTGGATGCACATCTGGATCGAGCCCTCACCCGTAATGGTGACGACTTCCTTGTCCGGGAACGCCTTCTTGATACCCATCGCGTAAGGCAGGCCGACACCCATCGTGCCCAGACCACCGGAGTTGATCCAGCGGCGCGGCTCGTTGAACTTGTAGAATTGCGCGGCCCACATTTGATGCTGACCGACGTCGGAGCAGATGAAAGCGTCGCCGTTGGTCAGTTCCCAGATCTTCTCGACCACGTATTGCGGCTTGATGATCTCGGAGGTGCGGTCGTACTTCAGGCAGTCGACGCTGCGCCACTGTTCGATCTGTTCCCACCACTTGGCCAGCGCCGTCTTGTTCGGCTTGGCTTCGCCAGACTGGATCTGGGCGATCATCTCCTGCAGCACGTCCTTGACGTTGCCGACGATGGGGATGTCGACCTTCACCCGCTTTGAAATGGACGACGGATCGATGTCGATGTGGATGATCTTGCGCGGCTGCGAGGTGAAGTGCGCCGGGCTGCCGATCACGCGATCATCGAATCGCGCGCCAATGGCAATCAGAACGTCGCAGTTCTGCATCGCCATGTTGGCTTCATACGTGCCGTGCATGCCGAGCATGCCCACGAACTGCTTACTGGTGCCCGGGAAAGCGCCCAGCCCCATCAGCGTGTTCGTCACGGGGTAGCCCGTCAGCGCAGCCAGCTGGCGCAGCTCTTCGCTGGCCTCGGCAAGCACCACGCCGCCGCCCGAGTAGATATACGGACGCTCAGCCTGCAGCAGCAGGCTCACTGCCTTCCGAATCTGCCCCGAATGGCCCTTGTTGACCGGGCTGTACGAGCGCATCTCGATGGTCTTCGGATACTCGTACTTGCAGAGCTCGCGCGAGACATCCTTGGGGATATCCACCACCACCGGGCCCGGACGACCCGTTGCGGCGATGTAGAACGCCTTCTTGATGGTCGAGGCGAGGTTGCGCACGTCCTTGACCAGGAAGTTGTGCTTGACGATCGGGCGGGTGATGCCGACGGTGTCGCACTCCTGGAAGGCATCCTGGCCGATGGCGTGCGTCGGCACGTTGCCGGTGATGATCACCATCGGGATCGAATCCAGGTAGGCGGTGGCGATGCCCGTTACGGCATTGGTCACGCCCGGGCCGGACGTCACCAGGGCGACACCGACCTTGCCCGTGGCGCGCGCATAGCCGTCAGCCGCATGGACTGCCGCCTGTTCATGGCGCACCAGGATGTGTTCGATCTTGTTTTGCTTGTAGAACGCGTCGTAGATATAGAGCACCGCGCCGCCGGGATACCCCCAGACGAACTCGACGCCTTCTGCCGCGAGCGCATTGACGAGGATGTCAGCCCCCATCATGTCGGCAGATGAACCGCTATTGGCGTGGGAAAATTCCGCGCTTGGCATATTCATGTCAGTCCTTTGCAATTTTCGGCAAAAAATTGTTTGGATGCTCTCTACCGGGCTTGTGGCGCGGATTTGAGCGGTGCGCGTCTGCATGGATGGTCCGCCTGATGGGCGTCCAGATGAGACAAACCACAGATATTGTGAACCGCGGATGATACTGCAATGCCGCATAGCGGTCCAGCGCCGGCGCGAATCTCCAAGTCAACGGGCCCACCAGACAGTCGGTCTGTCCGTAGAGCCGCATTTTTGCTAGCATCGCAACATTTTTCACGGCCAACGCCGTTGACGCCACGCGGCGTGACCATCACATCTTGTGAATGTGAATTTTCGCGCGGCCGCCTTACAGGAATCGCATCCGCCGTTGTATGGCCTCTGAACAGGAACTGTCGGCCTTTCTCCTAAGCGTCGAGAAACGCGCCTTCAAGCAGGCGGTCTTCGCGGTGCGCGATGACGATGCCGCGCTCGATATCGTGCAGGACGCCATGATCAAGCTGGCCGAGAAATACGGCGACAAGCCGGGGGCCGAGCTCCCCCTGCTGTTTCAGCGCATTCTGCAGAATACGATTCATGACTGGTTTCGCCGCTCCAAGGTGCGCAACACGTGGGTGAGCCTGTTTTCCAGCTTCCGCACGGACGCCGAGGGCGACGACACCGACCCGCTTGAACTGATCGAAAGCGAAGCCGGCACCACAGCGGCGGAAAGCAGTGCTGACAAGGTCGAGCGATCGCAGATGCTGGAAATCCTGGAACGCGAAATCGAGAAACTCCCCACGCGTCAACGGGAGGCGTTCCTGATGCGTTACTGGGAGGACATGGATGTTGCAGAGACGGCCCAGGCGATGGGCTGTTCCGAGGGCAGTGTAAAGACGCACTGCTCGCGGGCAACACACGCCCTGGCCCAAGCGCTGCGGGCGCGAGGGATCCGACTATGAACAAGGTAGAACTTCGAGAACGCCGTTTTGCGCATGCCGTCCGAACCGCTCTGAATGAGTCGGCAGGACAGTTGCCGCCCGATGTGCGCGACCGCCTCGCAGCGGCCCGCCGGACGGCGCTTGCGCACAAGAAAGCGGAAGTGCCGAGCACGGTGCGCTCCCCTGCCTTGGCAATACCGGGCGTCGGCTCGGTGTCCTTCGACACGGAAGGCGAGGCACCGTCGCCGCTGCAACGCGCTGCCGCAGTCCTGCGCCGCCTTGGCCTGTTGTGGCCGACCATCGCGCTGGTGGCTGGGCTCGCGGGCATCTATCAGTGGCAGCAGCAACAACGCGTCGACGAACTCGCGGAGGTCGATGCTGCAATGCTGCTCGACGATCTGCCGCTGGCCGCTTACGCCGATCAAGGCTTCCATCAGTACCTCAAGCACGATCAGTGAAAGGCTGATCGATGAGCAACTTCCAGCACACCCACGGCCAATCACCGCGAGGCGAAAGGACGCTGCGTCTACGCGCCGGTATCGTTGCCTTGATCGGCGCGGTCGGCCTGACGGCGGGGCTCGCGATCGCGCAGGTTCCAGCCGCTTCGGCGCCTGCGGCCGGTCCCGGCGTAACAGTCAACGCGCCGGTGACCGATCTGCCGACGCCGCCCGCCACGAATCCCCTGCCGGCAGTCCACCCGAACTGGACAGAACTGACCATTGTGCAGCAGCGCATCTTTGCGCCTCTCGCACAGGAATGGAACGGTCTGCCGGAATTGGCCCGCAAAAAGTGGCTGCAGATTGCGCAGGCGTATCCGAAATACACGCCGGCACAGCAGCAGCGCCTGCAAACGCGCATGGCGGATTGGGTCAAGCTCACCCCTGAGCAGCGCCACCGCGCGCGGGAAAATTTTCAGACCACCAAGTCGCTGCCTGTGCAGAAGAAGAGCGAGGCGTGGCAAAGCTATCAGCAGTTGACGGAAGAGCAGAAAAAGGCACTGGCTGCCGCGGCAAAGGCGCAAAAGCACCCGTCTGCGGTGACGGCGCTTCCTGGCAGCACAGGCCTGGCGAAGGACGCCGCCAAGTCGCTCCACCACGGTGCGCGCACCAAGCCTGGCACCACGAAATCGGTACCGACGAACAAGGCGACCGCCACGGCATCCGCGCCGGCTGCGACACCTGCGCCCCCACCGGCTGCTGCCGCACCGGCACCGGCGCCGTCAAGCGCGCCGCCGCTGCCGCCTCACCCGGTTGCACCGCCAGCGACCACCGGCGGAGACTCGGGCAACCCGCCGCCCTCCACGGTGCTGGGCGGCTAAGGCCCACAAACCCTTTGGCATAATCCGAACCACGTGCCCGCGAACGTTGCGCGGCGCCTGATGGACTGCGCTTACGGCGCTCACACTTTGTTCGATGGCCACCTCCGCTTCTTCAACCTCGCCGGTTGCGACGCCTGATCCGCTCGCAGCGCCCACGCTGCGTCGCCGTCTTGCCGCCATGCTGTACGAAGGCCTGCTGTTGTTTGGCGTGATGTTTGGCGCATCGGCTGTTTTCTTGCTGCTGCGCCTGATCGTTCCGCCCCTTGCCCGGACCGGCGATGTGGGACTGCAGGTGTGGGGCTTCCTGGCGCTGGGTCTGTACTTCGTGTGGTTTTGGCGCAAGCGCGGCCAAACGCTTGCAATGCAGACATGGCGCATGCGCGTGGTCAACGCCGATGGGTCGCGTATTTCGCTGGGCCGTGCCATTGCACGCTATCTGCTGGCGTGGGTGTGGGTGGCCGCAGCGGTCGGCGTCATCCATCTGAGCGGCGCGTCGCGATGGACCGGTGCCGGTGTCGCTCTCGCATGCCTGCTGGTTTGGGGCGCGTTGGCGTGGTTCGATCCGCAGCGCCAGTTCCTGCACGATCGCCTGGCCGGCACGCGGCTGGTGCGTGACTGATCAGTTTCACATTCGGCGGCCTCCTCCACCATGACGCACGCCGATCTTTCAGCCTCCTCTGTTCCTTTCGCCTCCCTGACCGCCGCCACTGTGCGCCGCATTGCCGTTGCGCTGCAATGTGCCGCGACGATCGCGGTCGGCTGGGCAGCGCATGACTGGGCGGGATGGCATTGGCCGGCCGCAACGTTGCTCGCGGGCGCGGCGCTGGTGCTGGGCTATCTTCTTTCGGTCGGATGGGCGTTCCTGGTGTCGCTGAAGAGCCTCGGTACCGCGATACCGGACGACCCCATGTGGGACCGCATGCCCGTGCCGTGCGAACAGCGCATCGGCATCACCG from Ralstonia pickettii encodes the following:
- the pssA gene encoding CDP-diacylglycerol--serine O-phosphatidyltransferase, with translation MPAFNRRKKRFTAGNVTHLRPLRHNQPRPDDDDLEIVRPRRRGIYLLPNAFTTAALFAGFFAIVQAMNLNFETAAIAIFAAMVLDGMDGRVARITNTQSAFGEQYDSLSDMVSFGVAPALVMYEWILRDLGKWGWLAAFVYCAGAALRLARFNTNIGSVDKRFFQGMPSPAAAALIAGFVWLAIDNKLPVKELWMPWVAFGLTLYAGLSMVSNAPFYSGKALDVRHRVPFGVMVLVLVLFVVISSDPPVALFGLFVGYAVSGYLLWGWRALHGQQGSPRLPKQAQDAAHE
- a CDS encoding phosphatidylserine decarboxylase; its protein translation is MNNTYPHPIIAREGWPYLGGIFIVTLIVQAAAGFGWAWPFWVLTLFVLQFFRDPARVVPTQANAILSPADGRIVAVEQVRDPYADRDALKISVFMNVFNVHSNRAPVDGTVQQVQYFPGKFVNADLDKASLENERNAIVLRRADGQLVTSVQVAGLIARRILCYTKAGEALTRGQRYGFIRFGSRVDVYLPLTARPRVTIGEKVSATLTVLAELD
- a CDS encoding branched-chain amino acid ABC transporter substrate-binding protein, which translates into the protein MVFRWFVAALAAVGLCGTAGAQPEAAPIRLALIEGLSGPFANAGEAVERNLRMAIEGVNARGGVKLPDGMHPLALARFDSKNSVDESLLQLQAATDAGIRFVLQGNSSAAAAALSTSISRYNERHPGARVLFLNYAAVDPALTNEACSFWHFRFDASADMRMHALTEVIRADKAVKRVYLIGQDYTFGRQVAQLARQQLSEKRPDVAIVGEVLHPIGKVKDFAPYVARIAASGADTVITGNWGNDLTLLVKAARDAGLKARFFTFYGNSLGAPGAMGDAGVGRVVAVAEWHPNLGGAKSDAFYKAFRARYPAPADDYPLLRDQMMVDMLATAIERAGSAEAVGVARALEGASLDNGFHRITLRAEDHQAIQPLIVTQMERAGAPGTPFDIEGSGYGFRTLKVIQASQIALATSCKMVRP
- a CDS encoding 2-isopropylmalate synthase yields the protein MSDKLIIFDTTLRDGEQSPGASMTKEEKIRIAKQLERLKVDVIEAGFAASSNGDFEAIRAIAQSVKDSRICSLARANDRDISRAAEALKPAGQFRIHTFIATSALHMEKKLRMSPDQVYEQARLAVRFARQFTDDIEFSPEDGSRSDMDFLCRVLEGVIAEGATTINLPDTVGYAVPEGYAALIRSVRERIPNSDKAIWSVHCHDDLGMAVANSLTAVQLGGARQIECTINGLGERAGNTSLEEVVMAVKTRRDYFNLDVGVDTSQIVPASKLVSQITGFVVQPNKAVVGANAFAHASGIHQDGVLKARDTYEIMRAEDVGWTANKIVLGKLSGRNAFKQRLQELGIELDSEAELNAAFTRFKELADQKAEIFDEDIVAIVSNEAQHSEGEHFRFVSLAQRSETGERPHARIVFVADGKEVTGEAEGNGPVDATLNAIESKVASGAEQLLYSVNAITTGTQAQGEVTVRLSKSGRIVNGVGTDPDIVAASAKAYLAALNKLQDKSSEKLNPQI
- the ilvC gene encoding ketol-acid reductoisomerase translates to MKVFYDKDADLSLIKGKNVTIVGYGSQGHAHALNLNDSGVKVTVGLRKNGASWNKAVNAGLQVKEVAEAVKEADVVMILLPDEQIADVYKNEVHNNIKQGAALAFAHGFNVHYGAVIPRADLDVIMIAPKAPGHTVRGTYTQGGGVPHLIAVHQDKSGAARDIALSYATANGGGRAGIIETNFREETETDLFGEQAVLCGGTVELIKAGFETLVEAGYAPEMAYFECLHELKLIVDLIYEGGIANMNYSISNNAEYGEYVTGPRVVTDETKKAMKQCLKDIQTGEYAKSFLLEYKAGQPTLISRRRLTEEHQIEQVGAKLRAMMPWIAKNKLVDQSKN
- the rpsO gene encoding 30S ribosomal protein S15, translated to MSVADINKQDIVKDNGRSANDTGSPEVQVALLTARINELQPHFKAHMKDHHSRRGLLRMVSRRRRLLDYLKSKDADRYTALVAKLGLRK